The following nucleotide sequence is from Zea mays cultivar B73 chromosome 1, Zm-B73-REFERENCE-NAM-5.0, whole genome shotgun sequence.
CAATTATGATTATGATGACTATGTTGATGATCGCTTGTGGGGAGATGAGGATTGGAAAGAGCAAGAACATGAGAAAGAGGAAGATTATGTGAGCATAGATGCCCACATCTTGTCCACCCCAGTAAGTGATGCCCTATTTGCTTTTGCTTATGTTTTTTTATATCCGTATCATAAATAGGCTCTGAGTTATTATCCTCATTCCTGCTACAGGTAATTGCAGATATTGACAAAGATGGTGTACAAGAAATGGTGATTGCTGTATCATACTTCTTTGATCATGAGTAAGTATTCTCTCTTTGCTACAAATACATTCTGTTGAAGTTAGTCATGACCTCTTAATTATGACTTCAAATTGATTAAAATTTGGTTTACTTACATAATAGAATTGAAGCATAAcagtttgtttatcaatgaaatttgtacttgtggccttgaaaatgaaaaaaaaaGAAATATATGTGCAATCTGTGTCCCAAGAACAAACTCACAAAACTTTATTTCTATATTATCATGTGTAGGTCTTATTCAGATTGAACCTTAGCTTCCCTGATTCTTTTTAATAAGCTTTATCACCAGATTTTGTACTTTACTTTCACAATACTGGTATGTGCAGATTTTTTGTGAACAAAATTGTGCCAAACCAGGTGTTTGTTTTTGGTGGACTTATGATGTGTTATCTTAAGTGCCAATGCTAGGTGTTTGTTAGTCTTCTTTTATATTTTGCTACCACAAACTACCACTTTAGAATATTTTGTTTATCTTCGCTGGCTTTTGTTGGCAGATATTATCGTGATTCAGATCATGCGAAAGAACTAGAAGGAATTGACATGGGAAAATATGTCGCGAGCAGTATAGTTGTTTTTAACCTTGACACCCGGCAAGTTAAATGGGCTGCAGATCTTGATTTGAGCACGGATGCTGTAAATTTCCGTGCTCATGTGTTTTCCTCTCCAACTGTGGTTGATTTGGATGGTGATGGATATTTGGACATCCTTATTGGGACTGCTTATGGCTTGTTTTATGTTATTGATCATCGTGGTAAGTTTTTGGTCTCTTAATATTTTAAGGATTGGATCCAAAAGAAGTTTTTTTGAGCTGGTTTTTCCTATATTTTGCACATATCAAGTTTCTATATAATAGTTTTCATTACGAGAATAGTGGTATTTACTGTTGTAGTCACAAATAGTGGTATAATAACTAATAATCCACCCTGGTAAAGGGTAGAACACACCACTTCACTGGTTAGTATTCCATTCTTGGCTAAGGCACCACCTTGAAAGAAAATATGATTTATTCCGTCATTCCGTGGCTTGGGAAAAAAGAGGAAAGGGATTTGTTCCCTAGTTAAACAGAAGACTACTGAATGAAATTAGTGATCTATATTCAATCAAATCTTTGTTGGTCCATCTATGAAAATCGCATTGGTTGATTGAAAGAGGGGTGGTGGGTAATACAAGTTCTGCAGTGGTATGATGGGTTCTGTTCTGGGTGGCTTGTATGTGTGATGTTGTACATCTGGTACCTTTGTTAGTGAAATGACATGCAGCTCCCATTTGATACCCTAGTAAAAAAGAAGACTATCGAATGAAATTAGTGGTCTATATTGAACTAGCTTTGCTAGTCGGGCTATGAGAAAAATTGCATTGGTTGATTAAAGGAGAAAAAAAAGGTAATACAAATTTTGTAGTGCTGTGGTGGATTCTGTGTCTTTTATGTGTGGTGCTGTACATTTGGTACCCTTTTTTCTTAATGAAATGACACACAGCTCCCATGGGTGTTtgagaaagaaaaaaaatctgTGACATGCCATATTTCTTTGGAAATTATACTGCAATGCACTGAATCATCACTAGAATACAATGAATTCCTGTCTTTTTTATCCTCTTGCTTTCTGTGCGCTGCTATGCTGTTTATATACGTAAAAGCACCCGTGCCTTCTTATTTGGATTTTGTGAATTAGGTAAGGTTAGGAACAAATTCCCCCTTGAGATGGCTGAGATTCACGCACCAGTCATTGCTGCGGACATCAATGATGATGGCAAAATCGAGATGGTTACCACTGATTCCCATggaaatgtagcagcatggactgCAGAGGGAGAAGAAATCTGGGAAGTGCATCTAAAGAGTCTGATTCCACAGGCAAGTTTCATGTATTTTTTTTGTAAGATGTTGATTGATGGTTGCTTAGTTAGCTCATTATCTATCTGTATGGCAAGGCGCTACATTCCGTGTGATTATCTATGCACTGCAATTGATGCATGTGCTGAAGTTGCATTCTTAGTTTAGCTCAGAGCAATGTATACATCCAGAATCTTGCTTAGATTGCTTACTTAGAGATTCTCCCATTTTGGCTTAAACTTAtctgtcagggcctaaggaggcccacagAGGGGCTGCGACAGTAGCAAccatgggccctccaaggggggttagataaggatagttagagataagattagaatatTAGTTAAGATTATCTAGGGAGATtacttgagattatctaggaaggtttcagttagtagttgttgagagtttttaagagagttttaaggagataaggatctctagctagataggggtgGCCAGCTGGCCTATTTATTTAATCAATGGACGAGAAATAAAGTagacaagaattagaagggagaaacactcttgctcggccgtgggcagaggcccccggccgacgttcctgcccatccatacccctctccaatccctcactgATCTAGCGAGTAGCGACCATAACACTTGGTATTCAGAGCCAATTTTTTTCCCATCGCCCTTTCACCGCGTCTGTTCCTGCCCTGTTCGCCCGCAACACGCAGCCGCCACCACATCTCCGCCATGTGTCCGCCACATCTACGTCGTCGCTCACCACCACACCTCAACCAGCGCGCGTACAGCCGACCCGCCAGCGCCGACGCGCGATCCTTCGCGCGCAGCCCGGCGACCCACTCAGCGCCCCCCGCCAGGCCACTTCCACACCGGAGGCCTCGCCGCTATGGGTCCaccgccgctgcctccacctccACATCGACAGGTCTTGTCACCACATCGACAGGTCACGTCACCCTCCGTGTCGTTGGGACGCCTCCGCCCCGCGCCGCCGGGACGCCACCTCCGCACCACGCTGTGGGCGCCATTGCGGGTTGCCTAGACCCAACCGGACCCGATGTCGAGCGGTAGTGGCTCGTCCGGGCGTGCAGCCCCGTTGTACGCGCCTGAAGACCCGTCGCAGCCCCGTTGTACACGCCATTGCGGGTTGCCTAGACCCAACCGGACCCGATGTCGTTGGTGCGGCCTCGTCGACGGCATCACCGGCTACCTCTACTACCGGAACCCCTACACCAACGTCACGTAGTATGAGCGGCCCACGGCTGCGCCTCTGCCTCTCGTGGGTCCTTGGGTTCCCGACCAAGCGTACTTCGACGATCTGTTTGCGAGGCTCAATGCaatcaacatggcgctctccagcAGCACGCCAGCACCAGTGGCCTGGCcgtcgtcgcccgctccggcatcTACATCTTCGTGGGCGGCGAGATGCCTACCAGTTGCGTTGCGCCCTCAGGGCTGTCTTCATCACCAGCTGCATGGCTTACGACGCTAGGGGCAACCATATATACCAGCACCGGTGTACCAGCCCCTGGCGTCGACCCTACCATGTCGACGACTGCAGcacccccctccttccccatctaCGACGACAATGGTGACCCTTTGGGGTGGTTCAATGGTTGCGAGTAGTTCTTCTGGAACCAGCGCACTCTGGAGTCCGACAAGGCCTGGCTGGCATCGTATCACCTCACCGGCCATGCACATACTTGGTTCTGGCGGCTGGAACACGACGAGCGTGAGGTCACGTGGCCACAATTCAAGATCATGCGCCAACAGCGCTTTGGTTCCCTTGCAGCAGTGGCGACTTTTGCTGCCACGTTTGTCGTGCCCTCATCGCCGACACCGCCCCCGTCATCAGGGGCAGCCATGGCCGCTACCGTCATCAGGGGCAGCCATTACCGCTACCCTTGAACCCAAGAGCGATGTCCAGGAGAGGGTGCTTGCTTCGTGACAGACGGCGGCTACCGTCCACTTGCAGGCTGCAGCACGCAGTTTCCTAGCGCGTCGGCGGGTGAAGCAGATGATGGGGGTGCTCCATTGCGGGGGAGTCGTAGCTGCACCAGCGCGCCCGAGCAACGTGGTGGTTGTTCACCTCCGCGTACAAGAGGCTGCAAGGCATGGTGCCCCTCTGCAACGCTCCGTCCGACGCTGGCCCTCATCTGCGGCGACCGTGCAACTACCACGACTACTCTCCTTCGTACAAGGGGGTCTGTTGGCCTCGCCGCCATCTGCTCCAGCCACACCACCCTTTGCGCATGGTGGCTGTAGGACCATGAGGGGTTGCACTGCACGGGATTCACTTGCTGCAAGCAACACCAACGTTGGCCTCCACGGGTCCGCCTCCAAAGGCTGCTGTGTCTTTACCTCCGTGATTCCAGCTCGCGCCCTCCTCTTCGCTGTGCAACATTTCCTTGGGACACAGGATGATGCTTGCAGTTGCAGTATATCTAGAAAAATTAAAGATGAGTCGAGATGTAAAAGATTCATTTTTCGATGATAGGTCATTACAGGTCGTTTTTTGGATGCtgtagctcgaggacgagctgcttgtctaggggggtgtagtgtcagggcctaaggaggcccacggaggggctgcgaCAGCAGCAGCCATGAGCCCTACAaaggggattagataaggatagttagagataagattaaaagattagttgagattatctaggagattagttgagattatctagggagattatcagttagtagttgttgagagtttttaggagagttttaaggagataaggatctctagctagataggggcggcCAGCTGACCTATTTATGTAAACAATGAatgagaaataaagtaggcaagaattagaagggatttctcttgctcggccgtgggcagaggcccccggccgacgttcctgcccatcgatacccctctccaatctttcaccgatctagcgaccataacattATCCTATGACCCTGTTTGTGAGAGTTTTTTTTGCCAGCTTCTGCTTCCACAGAAAGCTCCAAACCCCAGAAGCTCCCCCCCAAATGAGGTCAGCACTATTTTGACTGACTGTGACTGAGACATTATAGGCCAGTTTCAGGCCAAAAGGAGATATCATATATACTTTCAACCCCACAATTTCCTTTACTTTATATTTCTTTTGCTATTACTTGGCCATGGTTTTTACAATGCAGTCTGATTATTATCATATGATGACAGAGACCTACTGTTGGTGATGTCAATGGAGATGGCCACACTGATGTTGTGGTCCCAACTGTGTCAGGAAACATCTATGTTCTTAGTGGAAAGGATGGGTCAAAAATCCAACCTTTCCCATATAGAACACATGGAAGAATCATGAGTCCTGTTCTACTTCTCGACATGAGCAAACATGGAGACAATGCAAAAGGGCTAACTCTTGCAACAACGTCCTTTGATGGTTATTTATATTTGATTGAGGGATCGAGTGGCTGTGCAGATGTTGTTGACATTGGAGAGACCTCGTATGCCTTATCTTCTTTGCTTTTCTAGATGTTTGATATCATTGCTGGGGATTGGGTACATCATTTCCATAAAGTGGGCTGATTGTTGCACTTTGACTGTCAGGTACACTATGGTTTTGGCTGATAACGTGGATGGTGGAGATGACCTTGATCTTATTGTTACCACTATGAATGGCAACGTCTTCTGCTTCTCCACTCAATCACCACACCATCCGCTTAAGGTAGGCAATCTGTTTCTTTAGGTATTCATTTTACTTTACAGTATAACACATCTCGGATAAAGCATTAATCTCTCGGTTAACCCTTTGCAACCTATATGCTTGAACTTCAGAATCACATACCCCCTTTAAGGTTTTCATTGTTTCAGTTTTTGGATGTTTAATCTGTAAAACGCTTGGTTAACATGATAGCGTGAATTTCTCAATCTATCTTTTCTCAACCAAACTTCTATTTTATTTGATGGCAGGAATGGAGGTCATCAAACCAAGGAAGGAATAATGCTGCATATCAGTACAACCGTGAAGGTATCTATGTTAAGCATGGTTCCAGGACCTTCCGTGACGAAGAGGGCAAGAATTTCTGGATAGAGTTTGAAATCGTTGACAAGTACAGGGTGCCCTATGGGAAGCAAGCTCCTTATAACGTGACGGTAAATTCCGAGCCCAAAGTATCACGTGAGGAATGAGCTAAAATATGCACACTAACTTCAACTACCCTCGTTTTATGGTTAATTTTCAGGTAACTTTACTTGTTCCGGGGAATTATCAAGGAGATAGGCGCATTGTTGTCAGTGGTGTGTATCATCAACCAGGGAAGCAACGGATGATGCTTCCCACTGTTCCTGTTAGAACTACTGGAACTGTGGTCGTGGAGATGATCGATAAAAATGGGCTGTACTTCTCCGACGAGTTCTCACTCACCTTCCACATGCATTACTATAAGCTGCTGAAATGGCTTCTGCTACTGCCAATGCTTGGAATGTTTGGTGTTCTCGTCATCTTGAGGCCCCAAGAAGGTGCGCCGCTGCCATCGTTTTCACGGAATATCGACTAGTGGTGAAATGCCGGTGACCCATTGAAGCTGACGAAGTGACTCCCCAACATCTCCATGACCTAAATGTCTTGTTCAGTGTAGTATCCCAACAGTTAACCATTTCATGGATTATAGTTATATTTTTTACAATGTACCCATTTAGTTCTGCAGAACAATTTTGTACACAGCCATTTTCAATATTGGCTCACCCAAAGAACAAGCATATTGTCACCATTGAGAGTTTACAGTAGGCCTTGGAAACGGTAATTGTCAGATTC
It contains:
- the LOC103645720 gene encoding protein DEFECTIVE IN EXINE FORMATION 1, translated to MRPLLALAAACALLVAAGAAAAEQAKNSTNKFRQREASDDMLAYPHLDEDALLKTKCPKHVELRWQTEVSSSIYATPLIADINSDGKLEVVVPSFVHYLEVLEGTDGDKLPGWPAFHQSNVHSSPLLYDIDKDGVREIALATYNGVVNFFRVSGYMMMDKLEVPRRKVRKDWYVGLNPDPVDRSHPDVNDSSIAKVATSNETPLIDQNKSGSMKGGEALKNSSEQHSAETKLNSTQVQENVQLPNNVNDTHSESISSVTTKAENTSQTHTQRRLLETADKSDDQTGSSETHESDSGAKAAATVENSEPLDEDADASFDLFRDPEDLPDEYNYDYDDYVDDRLWGDEDWKEQEHEKEEDYVSIDAHILSTPVIADIDKDGVQEMVIAVSYFFDHEYYRDSDHAKELEGIDMGKYVASSIVVFNLDTRQVKWAADLDLSTDAVNFRAHVFSSPTVVDLDGDGYLDILIGTAYGLFYVIDHRGKVRNKFPLEMAEIHAPVIAADINDDGKIEMVTTDSHGNVAAWTAEGEEIWEVHLKSLIPQRPTVGDVNGDGHTDVVVPTVSGNIYVLSGKDGSKIQPFPYRTHGRIMSPVLLLDMSKHGDNAKGLTLATTSFDGYLYLIEGSSGCADVVDIGETSYTMVLADNVDGGDDLDLIVTTMNGNVFCFSTQSPHHPLKEWRSSNQGRNNAAYQYNREGIYVKHGSRTFRDEEGKNFWIEFEIVDKYRVPYGKQAPYNVTVTLLVPGNYQGDRRIVVSGVYHQPGKQRMMLPTVPVRTTGTVVVEMIDKNGLYFSDEFSLTFHMHYYKLLKWLLLLPMLGMFGVLVILRPQEGAPLPSFSRNID